The Gemmatimonadaceae bacterium genome has a segment encoding these proteins:
- a CDS encoding YdeI/OmpD-associated family protein, with amino-acid sequence MPPVVPDPEKIKSFKTAAAFEKWMATRHASESEIWLKIHKKSSGLLTVDYAQALDVALCWGWIDGIKKSFDEQSFLQRFTPRTAKSIWSQVNREHVARLIGAGRMMPHGQKQIDAAKADGRWDAAYAPIREISKETIPSDLRAAIEANARALKTFSTLSKQNLFALTFRTNNMKTPAGRAKKIATLVAMLARGETIVPQKKAAVTDAVKKAERAPRRPN; translated from the coding sequence ATGCCTCCCGTCGTTCCCGATCCCGAGAAGATAAAGAGCTTCAAGACCGCCGCCGCCTTCGAGAAATGGATGGCGACGCGCCACGCCAGTGAATCGGAGATCTGGCTCAAGATTCACAAGAAGAGCTCTGGATTGCTGACCGTCGACTACGCCCAAGCCCTCGACGTTGCGCTCTGCTGGGGTTGGATCGACGGCATCAAGAAGTCGTTCGACGAGCAATCATTCCTGCAGCGCTTTACACCGCGGACCGCGAAGAGCATCTGGAGTCAGGTGAACCGCGAGCACGTCGCTCGCCTCATCGGCGCCGGGCGCATGATGCCCCACGGTCAGAAGCAGATCGACGCCGCCAAAGCGGATGGGCGATGGGACGCGGCCTACGCGCCAATCCGCGAGATCTCCAAGGAGACTATACCGAGTGATCTCCGCGCCGCCATCGAAGCCAACGCGCGCGCGCTGAAAACGTTCTCGACGCTCAGCAAGCAGAACCTGTTCGCGCTCACGTTTCGCACGAACAACATGAAGACGCCCGCGGGCCGCGCGAAAAAGATTGCAACGCTCGTGGCGATGCTCGCTCGCGGTGAGACGATCGTTCCGCAGAAGAAAGCGGCGGTGACCGATGCGGTGAAGAAGGCAGAAAGAGCACCCCGACGTCCGAACTAG
- a CDS encoding DUF2127 domain-containing protein → MTSERHRHHDRFMQAIAIFKFLKTILFVFAALGAFGLMQQGVADRAREWGSNLAFTTGQHLVRNSIMLITGLSRQKIGALGLVALFYAALFGTEGVGLWREKRWAEYLTVIATGSLIPFEIYEIFQRPTVIKFATFVVNVFVVIYLIYRIRRPRAHEAALPATPNAVTVPRSQPPEPEKSRAG, encoded by the coding sequence GTGACGTCAGAACGGCATCGCCATCACGATCGGTTCATGCAAGCGATCGCGATTTTCAAATTTCTGAAGACGATTCTCTTTGTCTTCGCTGCGCTCGGCGCGTTCGGGCTGATGCAGCAAGGAGTCGCCGACCGCGCACGTGAGTGGGGCTCGAACCTCGCGTTCACGACCGGACAGCACCTCGTGCGCAACTCGATCATGCTGATTACGGGGCTCAGCCGCCAGAAGATCGGCGCGTTGGGGCTCGTCGCGCTGTTCTACGCGGCGCTCTTCGGAACGGAAGGGGTCGGGCTCTGGCGCGAGAAGCGCTGGGCGGAGTATCTGACGGTCATCGCGACGGGATCACTCATTCCCTTCGAGATCTACGAGATCTTCCAGCGCCCGACAGTCATCAAGTTCGCGACGTTCGTCGTCAACGTCTTCGTCGTCATCTATCTCATCTATCGCATTCGACGCCCACGCGCACACGAAGCAGCACTGCCGGCAACGCCTAACGCGGTCACGGTGCCCCGGTCCCAGCCCCCGGAGCCGGAGAAATCGAGAGCTGGATGA
- a CDS encoding amidohydrolase family protein, with product MTSHRLSVVVGGALALAALFAASRASARRSPSTVASVTADRSLAFVGATVIPMTGPRLRDSRDPVVLPRQTVLIRSGRIVAVGPVDSTLVPADAIRIDSRSYFITPGLVDAHVHSLRRESSADLPLYLANGITTVRNMYGEPYHVRWRQEIATGARLGPRLVTTSAFADGLTTPEQARIFVRQARLDGYDAVKVHLPLQPSVYEAITAAARVEKIPVVGHAPGRGLGVAAAVRAGQRTIEHAESIMQVETNEQDPADADIPRIVSQLRGSGICVTPTLVTFDHVIRMTEQYPKLHGLLSQPTMQYVRPDLRSEWAPTHNEYVMRWRGHEAELPNALAKFRRQYSWMRRLVGALAAADVPILAGTDASVATVIPGFSLHEELRLLVEAGLSPYGALRAASADAAFCFGRPGEFGAVQTGMSADLLLLNQNPLVDIAAVAHPVGVVVAGRWLPSDTLSRMLAR from the coding sequence GTGACGTCGCACCGATTGTCGGTGGTCGTTGGCGGTGCGCTTGCACTCGCAGCGCTATTTGCTGCCAGTCGGGCGTCAGCGAGACGGAGTCCGTCGACAGTTGCGTCCGTCACTGCCGATCGCTCGCTGGCATTTGTCGGTGCGACGGTGATTCCAATGACGGGGCCGCGGTTGCGCGATTCCCGTGACCCGGTGGTGTTGCCCCGACAAACAGTCCTGATTCGCTCTGGACGAATCGTGGCTGTTGGTCCGGTCGATTCAACCCTGGTTCCGGCCGACGCCATCCGAATCGACAGTCGCAGCTATTTCATCACTCCAGGACTTGTCGATGCGCACGTCCACTCACTTCGCCGGGAGTCGTCCGCCGACTTGCCGCTCTACCTGGCGAACGGAATCACGACCGTCCGCAACATGTATGGTGAGCCGTACCACGTGCGCTGGCGACAAGAGATCGCGACAGGCGCCCGGCTTGGTCCCAGGCTCGTCACGACGAGCGCGTTCGCCGACGGACTCACGACGCCAGAGCAGGCGCGCATTTTCGTGCGGCAGGCGCGTCTCGACGGCTATGATGCGGTCAAGGTTCATCTGCCCTTACAGCCATCGGTCTACGAGGCGATCACGGCCGCTGCGCGCGTCGAGAAGATTCCTGTGGTGGGTCACGCCCCAGGGCGCGGCCTCGGGGTCGCAGCGGCGGTGCGCGCAGGACAGCGCACCATCGAGCACGCCGAAAGCATCATGCAAGTGGAAACGAATGAGCAGGATCCGGCCGACGCCGACATTCCGCGCATCGTTTCCCAGCTTCGCGGCTCCGGCATCTGCGTCACACCAACGCTCGTGACCTTTGACCACGTGATCCGGATGACGGAGCAGTACCCGAAGCTACATGGGCTGTTGTCGCAACCGACAATGCAGTACGTACGTCCCGATCTCCGCAGCGAATGGGCGCCGACCCACAACGAGTACGTGATGCGGTGGCGTGGGCACGAGGCGGAGCTGCCAAACGCGCTTGCGAAGTTTCGTCGCCAGTACAGTTGGATGCGGCGCTTGGTCGGCGCGCTGGCCGCAGCCGATGTGCCGATCCTGGCCGGCACGGACGCCTCCGTCGCCACCGTCATTCCCGGCTTCTCGCTGCACGAAGAGTTGCGCTTGCTCGTGGAAGCCGGGCTATCACCTTATGGCGCTCTCCGCGCAGCATCGGCGGATGCTGCCTTCTGTTTTGGCCGGCCTGGCGAGTTTGGAGCAGTGCAAACCGGTATGTCGGCGGACCTCCTTCTGCTCAATCAAAATCCGCTCGTCGACATCGCGGCGGTGGCGCATCCGGTGGGTGTCGTTGTCGCCGGCCGCTGGCTACCATCCGACACCCTGAGTCGCATGCTCGCTCGATGA
- a CDS encoding ABC transporter permease codes for MERFLSDARVALRSLRRSPTFVATTCAILAVGIGMAAAMYTVFNAVLVNRLPVADQDRLVVMHPLDQRGTHLDAPFPYLADIARDSAVFHAAAGTAHLGAQSLPFLYGSTTLNLSSASASSNFFDVLGVRAEHGRLFVREDGEHGAAPVIVLSHAAWQRDFGGDPAIVGRTLVIPYTEQRARIVGILRPGFTYPPGADAWLPLAPDYVDASGKKLPNTVQVDIIARLQPDVTLDAARQALLALTRRINPFADVGVRAGVAYQISSVAAQSLAETVLGSSRPALVALMLAVGILLLIACVNVGNLMLVRFIAREREVAVRHAIGASHGDVARLFLIESALLAGVGGTLGCLLAIGLIQIVSAAAPPQLPRVDAVRVGSTPLVATAGIIILATMAFGLMPSIIGSRVRSYTLLRADTRAGVESRSKRRVRRWLVASQMALALVMLTGAGLLVRTLARMQSLDLGYQPEHLSILSFTGPQSDLPTNDRIFSVAKQVVQDIEAVPGVLAATPVESEPFKGQSFFIMKLAAADQPATERERAPFVPWEFVGPDYFRTFGITIRKGRGLLSSDSKTAEKVVVINETLAHRFWAGQDAIGKRVIEGGRDTDNTYTVVGVASDTHFREFKNTGPVAYFNWDQVEPFWNGFIAVRTSAPLATMMPALRGAMREADPHLVLFDEKTMDELLDAPLAQPRLSALLLTGFSLVALLLSGIGLYGVMSSAVRQQTRDIGVRVALGATASDVYRLVLSEAAWVVGVGAAIGLVGAVLGGRVLAAQLFEVSPFDPISLGGAAALLLAIGMGAAMIPARRATRVDPAIALRAD; via the coding sequence ATGGAGAGATTTCTCAGCGACGCGCGCGTTGCCCTGCGGAGCTTGCGCCGCTCACCGACGTTCGTGGCGACGACCTGCGCCATCCTCGCAGTTGGCATCGGGATGGCGGCGGCGATGTACACCGTCTTCAATGCTGTCCTGGTCAACAGGCTCCCTGTCGCCGACCAGGACAGGCTTGTCGTGATGCACCCGCTCGATCAGCGCGGCACACATCTCGATGCGCCGTTCCCCTATCTCGCTGACATCGCGCGCGACAGCGCTGTCTTTCACGCTGCGGCCGGTACCGCCCACCTCGGCGCGCAGTCGCTTCCGTTCTTGTACGGATCGACGACGCTCAACCTCTCTAGCGCCAGTGCCTCTTCGAATTTCTTCGACGTGCTCGGCGTGCGTGCCGAGCACGGCCGACTCTTCGTGCGCGAGGATGGCGAACACGGCGCAGCGCCGGTGATCGTGCTGAGTCACGCCGCGTGGCAGCGCGACTTCGGCGGTGATCCGGCAATCGTCGGCCGCACGCTCGTCATTCCATATACGGAGCAGCGCGCGCGCATCGTCGGCATCCTGCGGCCTGGGTTCACTTACCCGCCAGGTGCCGACGCGTGGCTGCCCCTCGCGCCAGACTATGTCGATGCCAGCGGGAAAAAATTACCCAACACGGTGCAGGTCGATATCATCGCGCGTCTTCAGCCTGACGTAACGCTCGATGCCGCGCGCCAGGCTCTGCTCGCGCTCACGCGTCGGATCAATCCGTTCGCGGATGTCGGCGTTCGCGCCGGCGTGGCATACCAGATCTCGAGTGTCGCGGCGCAGTCGTTGGCCGAGACCGTGCTCGGCTCCTCGCGGCCGGCACTCGTCGCGCTCATGCTCGCCGTGGGGATTCTGCTGCTGATCGCTTGCGTGAACGTCGGCAACCTCATGCTCGTTCGATTCATCGCGCGTGAGCGTGAGGTCGCGGTACGTCACGCGATCGGCGCGAGCCATGGCGACGTTGCGCGATTGTTTCTGATCGAAAGCGCCCTGCTCGCTGGCGTCGGCGGAACACTCGGTTGTCTGCTCGCGATCGGACTGATTCAGATCGTGAGTGCCGCAGCGCCACCACAGCTGCCGCGTGTCGATGCAGTTCGCGTCGGCAGCACTCCACTCGTCGCGACCGCGGGCATCATTATCCTCGCGACGATGGCCTTCGGGCTCATGCCGAGCATCATTGGTTCACGCGTGCGCTCCTATACGCTGCTTCGCGCCGATACCCGTGCCGGCGTCGAGAGCCGCTCCAAGCGACGCGTGCGGCGATGGCTCGTCGCATCGCAGATGGCGCTCGCGCTCGTTATGCTCACTGGCGCGGGGCTGCTCGTTCGCACGCTCGCTCGGATGCAGTCACTCGACCTCGGCTATCAGCCGGAGCACCTGTCGATCCTCTCCTTCACCGGGCCACAGAGCGATCTCCCGACGAACGACCGCATCTTCAGCGTCGCCAAGCAGGTCGTCCAAGACATCGAGGCCGTGCCTGGCGTTCTGGCGGCGACGCCGGTCGAGAGTGAACCGTTCAAGGGACAGTCGTTCTTCATTATGAAGCTGGCAGCTGCCGACCAGCCGGCCACCGAGCGCGAACGCGCGCCATTCGTACCGTGGGAGTTCGTCGGTCCGGACTACTTCCGTACGTTCGGCATAACGATACGCAAGGGACGCGGGCTCCTGTCTTCGGACAGCAAGACGGCCGAGAAGGTCGTCGTGATCAACGAGACGCTGGCGCACCGGTTCTGGGCGGGACAGGACGCGATCGGCAAGCGCGTCATCGAGGGCGGGAGAGACACTGACAACACCTACACGGTCGTCGGCGTCGCGAGTGACACGCACTTCCGCGAGTTCAAGAACACGGGCCCGGTTGCGTACTTCAACTGGGATCAGGTCGAACCGTTCTGGAACGGCTTCATCGCCGTGCGCACGAGCGCGCCGCTCGCGACAATGATGCCCGCGCTCCGCGGCGCGATGCGCGAGGCCGATCCGCATCTCGTGCTGTTCGACGAGAAGACGATGGATGAGCTGCTCGACGCGCCGCTCGCGCAGCCGCGACTCAGCGCTCTCCTGTTGACGGGCTTCAGTCTCGTCGCGCTGCTGCTCTCGGGGATCGGGCTCTATGGCGTGATGTCCAGCGCCGTTAGGCAGCAGACGCGCGACATCGGCGTGCGGGTGGCACTCGGCGCGACGGCGAGTGATGTCTACCGGCTGGTGTTGAGCGAAGCCGCATGGGTCGTTGGCGTGGGCGCGGCCATTGGTCTCGTCGGAGCCGTGCTCGGCGGTCGGGTGCTTGCGGCGCAGCTTTTCGAGGTGAGTCCGTTCGACCCGATCTCTCTCGGTGGCGCGGCCGCGTTGTTGCTCGCAATCGGCATGGGTGCGGCGATGATTCCCGCACGGCGCGCGACACGGGTGGACCCGGCAATCGCGCTTCGAGCCGACTAA
- a CDS encoding Uma2 family endonuclease, translating into MGSSAHSERPSLAEAVTADELLRLDTSNKRTELVRGQLVVREPAGYRHGDVAARILGALFAYVNSRTLGRVFTAETGFLLRRKPDTVRAADVSFVKQDRLPHPAPRGFAELAPDLVVEVLSPDDRPGEVLSKVGDWLEAGARLVWVIDPERRDARVYRADGSQVHLGESDQLDGESVVPGFQCAVRGLVS; encoded by the coding sequence ATGGGAAGTTCAGCGCATTCGGAGCGGCCTTCACTTGCCGAGGCGGTGACGGCTGACGAGTTGCTGCGGCTCGATACCTCCAACAAGCGGACGGAGCTCGTCCGCGGGCAGCTCGTCGTGCGCGAGCCGGCGGGCTATCGGCATGGCGATGTCGCTGCGCGCATTCTCGGCGCGTTGTTCGCGTATGTGAATTCACGTACACTTGGCCGCGTCTTCACCGCGGAAACAGGCTTTCTGCTCCGCCGTAAGCCCGACACCGTGCGGGCGGCGGATGTGTCATTCGTTAAGCAAGACCGGCTCCCCCACCCTGCTCCGCGCGGTTTCGCCGAGCTGGCACCAGATCTGGTTGTCGAGGTGCTGTCGCCGGACGACCGGCCGGGCGAAGTCTTGAGCAAGGTCGGCGATTGGCTAGAGGCCGGCGCGCGGCTCGTGTGGGTCATCGATCCCGAGCGACGCGATGCGCGCGTCTACCGCGCCGACGGAAGCCAGGTCCACCTCGGCGAGAGCGATCAACTCGATGGCGAGTCGGTCGTGCCGGGCTTCCAATGCGCCGTGCGCGGACTCGTTTCCTAG
- a CDS encoding CoA-acylating methylmalonate-semialdehyde dehydrogenase produces the protein MLCLDHWIAGQRDHGSSDRAGTVYNPATGEAAAEVPFATAADVDRAVASALAAFEGWSRTGLNKRATILFSFRELVRQHTEDLARLIVREHGKVLADARGEVQRGLEVVDFACGIPQLLKGEFSENVSAGVDSYSLRQPLGVVAGITPFNFPVMVPMWMFPIAIASGNTFILKPSERDPSPALKLAELWLEAGLPNGVFNVLHGDRVAVDRLLEHPDVAAVSFVGSTPVARHIYETGTRHGKRVQALGGAKNHMVVLPDADLELAADSAVNAAFGSSGQRCMAISVLVAVGEAADRLVPLIRDRMHNIHVGDGMRPNIDMGPLVTRQHLDRVRRYVDEGVAAGAKLVADGRDVPNDDGGFFLGPCLFDHVRTDMSIYKDEIFGPVLSVVRAKSYDEAVELVNDSPYANGVAIFTSDGGAARRFQSEIQVGMVGINVPIPVPMAYYSFGGWKDSLFGDAHVHGMEGVKFYTRAKVVTARWPQSAAKGKNLGFPA, from the coding sequence ATGCTCTGTCTCGACCACTGGATCGCCGGCCAGCGCGACCACGGCTCCTCCGACCGCGCCGGCACCGTCTACAACCCCGCGACCGGCGAAGCCGCCGCCGAGGTTCCGTTCGCGACCGCCGCCGACGTCGATCGGGCTGTCGCCTCGGCGCTCGCCGCGTTCGAAGGCTGGAGCCGCACGGGCCTCAACAAGCGCGCCACGATCCTGTTCAGTTTCCGTGAACTGGTTAGGCAGCATACCGAGGACCTCGCGCGTCTCATCGTTCGCGAGCACGGCAAAGTGCTCGCCGACGCCCGCGGCGAAGTCCAGCGCGGCCTCGAGGTCGTCGACTTCGCCTGCGGCATCCCGCAGCTCCTCAAGGGCGAGTTCTCCGAGAATGTCTCGGCCGGCGTCGACAGTTACTCACTGCGCCAGCCGTTAGGCGTCGTCGCCGGGATCACGCCGTTCAACTTCCCGGTGATGGTGCCGATGTGGATGTTCCCGATCGCCATCGCGTCCGGGAACACCTTCATCCTCAAACCCTCCGAGCGCGACCCGTCGCCCGCGCTCAAGCTCGCCGAGCTGTGGCTGGAGGCAGGTCTGCCTAACGGGGTGTTCAACGTCCTCCACGGTGACCGCGTCGCCGTCGACCGATTGCTCGAGCATCCCGACGTCGCCGCGGTGAGCTTCGTTGGATCGACCCCAGTCGCACGCCATATCTACGAGACCGGCACACGTCACGGCAAGCGCGTGCAAGCGTTAGGCGGTGCCAAGAATCACATGGTCGTCCTCCCCGACGCCGACCTCGAGCTCGCCGCCGACTCGGCCGTCAACGCGGCGTTCGGGTCGTCGGGACAGCGATGCATGGCGATCTCCGTGCTCGTCGCCGTCGGCGAGGCGGCCGACCGGCTCGTCCCGCTCATTCGCGATCGCATGCACAACATCCACGTCGGCGACGGCATGCGCCCGAACATCGACATGGGCCCACTCGTCACCAGACAGCATCTCGACCGCGTTCGCCGTTACGTCGACGAAGGCGTCGCCGCGGGGGCCAAGCTCGTCGCCGACGGGCGCGACGTGCCTAACGACGACGGTGGCTTTTTCCTCGGCCCATGCCTCTTCGATCACGTCCGCACGGACATGTCGATCTACAAGGACGAGATCTTTGGACCCGTGCTCTCCGTCGTGCGCGCGAAGAGCTACGACGAGGCGGTCGAGCTCGTGAACGACAGCCCGTACGCGAACGGCGTCGCCATCTTCACCAGCGACGGCGGCGCCGCGCGCCGATTCCAGAGCGAGATTCAGGTCGGGATGGTCGGAATCAACGTCCCGATCCCCGTGCCGATGGCGTACTACTCCTTCGGTGGCTGGAAAGACTCACTCTTCGGCGACGCCCACGTGCATGGAATGGAAGGCGTCAAGTTCTACACGCGCGCCAAGGTCGTGACCGCCCGCTGGCCCCAGTCCGCGGCGAAGGGAAAGAATCTCGGTTTTCCTGCCTAG
- a CDS encoding isoprenylcysteine carboxylmethyltransferase family protein produces the protein MNPSEKNQPDAANSGVFRPPLVYLGALVLGLVLHLVFPITVVRTFANAPIGLIIILVAVLLFLASVRTFRAAGTPVPGNRPTTAIVRSGPYSFSRNPIYLAFSLLLLGISIWIRAGWLLVTLAAAIGIMSFVVIPREERYLEARFPGDYMPYKASVRRWL, from the coding sequence ATGAATCCCAGCGAAAAGAACCAGCCCGACGCTGCCAACTCAGGTGTTTTCCGGCCACCTCTCGTCTATCTCGGCGCGCTGGTGCTCGGCCTTGTACTTCACTTGGTCTTTCCGATCACCGTCGTGAGAACCTTCGCGAACGCGCCGATCGGCCTGATCATCATTCTGGTGGCCGTTCTCCTATTTCTCGCGTCGGTGCGGACCTTTCGCGCGGCTGGTACTCCGGTGCCGGGCAATCGCCCGACGACCGCCATCGTTCGCAGCGGTCCGTACAGCTTCAGCCGAAATCCGATCTATCTGGCGTTCTCACTACTCCTTCTTGGCATATCGATTTGGATCCGCGCCGGCTGGCTGCTGGTAACGCTCGCGGCCGCAATCGGGATCATGAGCTTCGTCGTCATACCGAGGGAGGAACGGTATTTGGAAGCACGGTTCCCTGGCGACTACATGCCATACAAGGCCTCAGTTCGACGCTGGCTGTAG
- a CDS encoding ABC transporter permease gives MFDDLRFAARALFRARGLAVAAVLCLALGIGGTTIVYSVTAALVLHPVPAADPTGLVMVAEVAPARAGPDDAFMAPANYVDLSKRNRSFSELAAFEELDANLTGIDQPERVSGFRVTPSYFHVLGVRPAMGRAFSGEDARYTDSPNVVILSDGLWRRRFAADPGILGRVVRINDLSRTIVGVMPPGFVFPPGAELWTPLSLDGAFGRERDGRFLRGVLARLRPGVSIGRANNDVHGMMLELQREYPEDDGKWDMRVESANAFYGQHPRPFMLAELAAVGLVLLIACANVANLLLARATTRAREIAVRIALGASRRRIVRQQLSESLLLALAGGVLGTLIAVWGIAVVRTMLPAEQARLNPGWTRMELNGSVLAFTAAISVITALIVGLVPALVASGADPHQALTESGRSVSPSRGRHRLRGLLVSAEMALALTMLAGTIVTVRSFTTLANEAPGYRADHVLTMQLTAPIAGYRTAADAEAMYDRVLASLRAEPGVENAAFTSLLPPEWGNYRSRIFLEGERRPTRSDPARTPRSQMVTPGYFATMKIPLVSGRLFTVHDDSTSSAAIVVSESMARAYWPGQSPLGKRIGCACNDTTMSTVVGVVGDVHFNPNVGPAEAPTYYVALAQAPYWRTLSLVVRTSQDPAAMTPRIERAIGSVAPTVTPGSVFTLDHLHGTSLSPQRVTSEMMAAFALVALLLAAIGIHGVMSYTVAQRTHEIGVRTALGAQSSDILRGVLGGAMRFVMIGIAIGVVGAVLMTQTLAHLLTQLSPNDPVAFGAAVVVLVCAALAGSYLPARRATRVDPAIALRRDA, from the coding sequence ATGTTCGATGATCTTCGATTCGCCGCTCGCGCGCTGTTTCGCGCCAGGGGACTCGCCGTAGCAGCGGTACTCTGTTTGGCGCTCGGCATCGGTGGCACGACGATCGTCTACAGCGTGACCGCCGCGCTCGTGCTGCACCCCGTGCCGGCCGCGGATCCCACCGGACTCGTTATGGTCGCGGAGGTGGCCCCGGCCCGCGCTGGTCCTGACGACGCCTTCATGGCGCCGGCGAACTACGTCGATCTGTCCAAGCGGAATCGCAGCTTCAGCGAGTTGGCCGCATTCGAGGAACTGGATGCAAACCTCACCGGCATCGATCAGCCGGAACGCGTCTCCGGTTTCCGCGTCACGCCCAGCTACTTCCACGTGCTCGGCGTGCGACCCGCTATGGGCCGCGCGTTCAGCGGCGAGGATGCGCGGTACACCGATTCGCCTAACGTGGTCATCCTCAGCGACGGTCTGTGGCGCCGCCGCTTCGCGGCCGACCCGGGAATTCTCGGGCGCGTCGTGCGTATCAACGACCTTTCACGAACGATCGTCGGCGTGATGCCGCCCGGCTTCGTTTTTCCGCCAGGCGCCGAGCTGTGGACACCGCTGTCGCTCGACGGCGCATTCGGTCGCGAGCGCGACGGACGCTTTCTGCGTGGCGTGCTCGCGCGACTTCGGCCCGGCGTGTCGATTGGCCGCGCGAACAACGATGTGCACGGCATGATGCTGGAGCTCCAGCGTGAATATCCCGAAGACGACGGCAAGTGGGACATGCGGGTCGAATCAGCGAACGCGTTTTACGGGCAACACCCGCGTCCATTCATGCTCGCTGAACTTGCGGCGGTTGGACTCGTCTTGCTGATCGCCTGCGCGAACGTCGCCAATCTGCTGCTCGCGCGCGCGACGACCCGCGCTCGTGAGATCGCCGTCCGTATTGCACTCGGCGCGTCCCGACGGCGCATCGTGCGCCAGCAGCTCTCCGAATCGCTACTGCTCGCGCTCGCGGGCGGTGTTCTCGGAACGCTAATCGCTGTGTGGGGCATCGCGGTAGTGCGCACGATGCTTCCCGCCGAGCAGGCGCGGCTCAATCCAGGGTGGACGCGGATGGAATTGAACGGGAGTGTGCTGGCGTTCACCGCTGCGATCTCGGTCATCACGGCACTGATCGTCGGCCTCGTGCCCGCGCTCGTCGCGAGCGGCGCCGATCCGCATCAGGCTCTGACCGAGAGCGGACGAAGTGTTTCGCCGAGCCGGGGGCGGCATCGATTGCGTGGCCTGCTCGTGAGCGCCGAGATGGCGCTAGCGCTCACGATGCTCGCCGGCACGATCGTGACGGTGCGAAGCTTTACGACGCTCGCGAACGAAGCGCCGGGCTATCGTGCTGACCACGTGCTCACGATGCAGCTCACGGCGCCCATCGCGGGCTACCGGACGGCGGCGGACGCCGAAGCGATGTACGACCGCGTGCTGGCGTCACTGCGCGCCGAGCCAGGCGTCGAGAATGCGGCGTTCACTTCGCTCCTGCCGCCCGAGTGGGGCAACTACCGATCGCGGATCTTTCTCGAGGGTGAGCGGCGTCCAACGCGCAGCGATCCGGCGCGCACACCGCGCTCGCAGATGGTGACGCCTGGTTATTTCGCGACGATGAAGATTCCACTCGTGAGCGGACGATTATTCACTGTTCACGACGATTCGACGTCGTCTGCGGCGATCGTGGTGAGCGAGTCGATGGCGCGTGCCTATTGGCCAGGACAGAGCCCGTTAGGCAAGCGGATCGGCTGCGCGTGCAACGACACCACAATGTCGACCGTCGTTGGTGTCGTCGGTGACGTTCACTTCAATCCGAATGTCGGTCCAGCTGAGGCGCCGACCTATTACGTAGCCCTCGCGCAGGCGCCTTACTGGCGAACCTTGTCGCTCGTCGTCCGCACGAGTCAGGATCCCGCTGCAATGACGCCCCGTATCGAGCGCGCAATCGGGAGCGTTGCGCCGACGGTGACGCCCGGAAGCGTCTTCACGCTCGACCATCTGCATGGAACGTCGCTCTCTCCGCAGCGCGTGACGAGTGAGATGATGGCGGCGTTCGCGCTCGTCGCGCTGCTTTTGGCGGCGATCGGTATCCACGGCGTGATGTCCTACACCGTCGCACAGCGCACGCACGAGATCGGAGTCCGTACGGCGCTCGGGGCACAGTCGTCCGACATCTTGCGCGGTGTGCTCGGCGGAGCGATGCGATTCGTCATGATCGGCATCGCGATCGGTGTTGTCGGCGCCGTCTTGATGACGCAAACGCTGGCCCATCTACTGACGCAGCTGTCGCCTAACGATCCAGTGGCATTCGGTGCGGCAGTCGTGGTGCTCGTATGCGCCGCGCTCGCGGGGAGCTACCTGCCGGCGAGGCGCGCAACGAGGGTCGACCCAGCGATCGCGCTGCGTCGGGACGCCTAG